The Halalkalibaculum roseum genome window below encodes:
- a CDS encoding sigma-54-dependent transcriptional regulator has product MIASILIADDEEEIRNSLSMVLKDEGYRCTAVADGASAIEELKERSYDILISDLKMPHADGIEVLEEALTRSSDTLTIIITAHATVETAIQALRKGAADYILKPLDFDEVILRIENLLKQKKLVQENKYLREQIDQEFNFNHIIGESKPMKEVYRMVKRVSDVNSNVLITGPSGTGKELVARAIHFNGKRGSKPFIAINCGAIPKDLVESELFGHKKGAFTGAISDKDGVFVAANKGTVFLDEVGEIPLNQQVNLLRVIQEREVKPIGSNQMIKFDTRIIAATNKDLEEEIEKGEFREDLYYRLNVVEIPLPTLQERKDDIPLLAHHFLKKYSKELNRPVKGITSDAMGALISFEWKGQVRELENIIERAVLLGSDDYITLEDLPGSIQESKGDFSYDADSLEDAVQTFERHHIISVLKRTDGNKTEAARLLGIDPSTLYRKMERMGI; this is encoded by the coding sequence ATGATAGCATCGATTTTAATAGCTGACGACGAAGAGGAAATCCGCAATTCACTATCAATGGTGCTCAAGGATGAAGGATACCGGTGCACCGCTGTGGCGGATGGCGCTTCTGCTATTGAAGAACTGAAGGAGCGATCTTATGACATCCTTATTTCGGATCTGAAAATGCCTCATGCCGACGGAATTGAAGTGCTGGAAGAAGCTCTCACGCGATCCTCGGATACCCTCACCATCATCATCACCGCACACGCCACGGTAGAAACGGCCATACAGGCATTGCGCAAGGGCGCTGCCGATTATATTCTGAAGCCGCTCGATTTTGATGAAGTCATACTGCGCATTGAAAATCTATTGAAGCAGAAGAAACTGGTACAGGAAAACAAATATCTGCGGGAGCAGATCGACCAGGAGTTCAACTTCAATCACATCATCGGCGAAAGTAAGCCCATGAAGGAAGTCTACCGCATGGTGAAACGTGTGAGTGACGTTAACAGCAACGTGCTCATTACGGGACCAAGCGGAACCGGGAAGGAGCTGGTAGCCCGGGCCATCCATTTTAACGGCAAACGCGGGTCGAAACCTTTCATCGCGATCAACTGCGGGGCTATTCCCAAAGACCTCGTAGAATCGGAACTCTTCGGACATAAAAAAGGAGCTTTCACCGGCGCCATATCCGACAAAGACGGAGTGTTCGTAGCCGCCAACAAGGGTACTGTTTTCCTGGACGAAGTCGGTGAAATACCGCTGAACCAACAGGTCAACCTGCTGAGGGTCATTCAAGAGCGAGAGGTAAAACCTATCGGTTCCAATCAGATGATTAAGTTCGATACCCGTATTATTGCAGCAACCAACAAAGATCTGGAAGAGGAGATTGAGAAAGGCGAATTCCGCGAAGATCTCTATTACCGACTGAACGTCGTGGAGATACCGCTCCCTACCCTTCAAGAGCGAAAAGATGATATCCCCTTACTGGCTCACCATTTCCTTAAGAAATACAGTAAAGAGCTGAACCGTCCGGTCAAGGGCATTACCAGTGACGCCATGGGCGCATTGATCTCTTTTGAATGGAAGGGACAGGTGCGCGAGTTGGAAAATATCATTGAGCGCGCCGTCCTGCTGGGAAGTGATGATTATATAACCCTGGAAGATCTGCCGGGTAGCATACAGGAGTCAAAAGGTGATTTCAGCTACGACGCCGATTCACTTGAGGATGCCGTGCAGACCTTTGAACGACACCATATTATCAGCGTGCTGAAACGTACCGATGGCAACAAAACCGAAGCTGCCCGCCTGCTGGGCATTGACCCGTCAACGCTCTACAGAAAAATGGAAAGAATGGGCATTTAG
- a CDS encoding YceI family protein yields MKLRFGNSFHLIVGDFTFSPWVSLLLLISFMTMTLFPAGAHSQGQSQNQTQEQNQQQSQSQTSLNPTGVIEIQEGGELWIEGSASIVDYTCRAEELSGNGNIENISDPEENVRGHGNVAITVSVPVRTLECGKRAMNKDMYEALKSKKFPNINYRLLKAELETEGTLDEMDYPEQTNGNGDANWMNIKTTGILEIAGVKDTTVVHVKGQLLDRSRFQVKGSKEIDMRTFDIKPPTALMGLIKASNELTVHFNVTVHLKDQ; encoded by the coding sequence ATGAAGCTCCGGTTTGGAAATTCCTTTCATCTCATTGTCGGCGACTTTACCTTTTCCCCTTGGGTGAGTCTCCTTCTGCTTATCAGCTTTATGACAATGACCCTGTTTCCAGCCGGAGCCCATTCGCAAGGCCAATCCCAGAATCAGACCCAAGAACAAAACCAGCAGCAATCTCAATCCCAAACTAGCCTTAACCCTACAGGGGTTATTGAAATTCAGGAGGGAGGAGAACTCTGGATTGAAGGCTCTGCTAGTATAGTTGATTATACTTGCCGTGCCGAAGAACTTTCCGGAAATGGTAATATCGAGAATATCAGCGATCCCGAAGAGAATGTGAGAGGTCATGGTAATGTAGCTATTACAGTAAGTGTTCCTGTGCGAACGCTGGAATGTGGAAAGAGGGCAATGAACAAAGACATGTATGAGGCTCTAAAATCAAAGAAATTTCCGAATATCAATTATCGTCTGTTGAAAGCCGAGCTGGAAACAGAGGGCACTCTTGACGAAATGGATTACCCTGAACAGACCAACGGTAATGGCGATGCAAACTGGATGAATATCAAAACGACCGGCATCCTTGAAATTGCAGGGGTAAAAGATACTACCGTCGTCCACGTGAAAGGTCAGCTTCTCGACCGGAGCCGGTTCCAGGTAAAGGGGAGTAAAGAAATTGACATGCGGACCTTCGACATTAAACCGCCTACCGCTCTTATGGGACTTATTAAAGCAAGCAACGAGCTAACGGTTCACTTCAATGTTACGGTACATCTCAAGGACCAATGA
- a CDS encoding YceI family protein produces the protein MKKVTNTLLTTLIVLLASVTAWAQSPSFTLDEANSSIVITGTSTIHDWEADVEEMSTEISLAPQMMTQDSMANPVQSFSLTVPVESIESGKGGMNRKIYGALKEDKHPNIMFNFSSATLADTVQTPDSFKLNVTGNLNIAGKVQEVTFPVTGTKVGENGYRFEGSYGLNMKDYDVDPPSAVFGTIKSGEEVEITFNVMFTATQS, from the coding sequence ATGAAAAAAGTAACCAACACACTACTGACAACACTTATAGTCCTGCTGGCTTCTGTAACCGCATGGGCGCAATCACCAAGTTTCACCCTTGATGAAGCCAATAGTTCTATCGTCATTACCGGTACTTCCACGATTCACGACTGGGAAGCAGATGTTGAAGAGATGTCTACTGAAATCTCCCTTGCTCCCCAAATGATGACCCAGGATAGTATGGCAAATCCGGTGCAAAGTTTTTCACTCACCGTTCCTGTTGAATCTATTGAAAGCGGCAAGGGCGGAATGAACAGAAAAATTTACGGCGCGCTGAAGGAAGACAAACATCCTAATATCATGTTTAACTTTTCTTCTGCAACGCTTGCCGATACCGTTCAGACTCCTGATTCCTTCAAGCTGAATGTGACCGGTAACCTGAATATTGCGGGAAAGGTACAAGAAGTGACCTTCCCAGTTACAGGAACCAAAGTCGGTGAGAATGGATATCGATTTGAAGGCAGCTACGGATTGAATATGAAAGACTATGATGTCGATCCTCCTTCAGCTGTATTCGGTACCATTAAATCCGGTGAAGAAGTAGAGATTACATTCAATGTGATGTTTACCGCAACACAAAGTTAA
- a CDS encoding response regulator transcription factor, with amino-acid sequence MPEKEMILIAEPEEAIRESIEMILLDEGFDCHAVEDTEALLRAIHIHDSDLIIADVHLLHQEAQEILSALGEYTNPPPILVTLTYERIRDMLELIKFGIGEYLLKPFQFEEMLERVHKLLDERANSN; translated from the coding sequence ATGCCCGAAAAAGAAATGATACTGATTGCAGAGCCCGAAGAGGCCATCCGAGAATCGATTGAGATGATTCTTTTGGATGAGGGATTCGACTGCCATGCCGTTGAGGATACAGAGGCTTTGTTGAGAGCCATTCATATTCACGACTCCGATCTTATCATCGCCGATGTTCATCTGCTGCACCAGGAAGCCCAGGAAATCCTTTCTGCTTTAGGTGAGTATACCAATCCCCCTCCCATTTTAGTGACGCTTACCTATGAACGCATCCGGGATATGCTGGAACTGATTAAGTTCGGCATTGGCGAATACCTATTGAAGCCTTTCCAGTTTGAGGAGATGCTGGAACGGGTGCATAAGCTGCTGGATGAACGAGCGAATAGTAATTGA
- a CDS encoding porin: MKLTTKHITLMLVAFFVSAGSLFAQSFTRDLQYFTNPDQRGLNQFEAPFMTEVEFDGLVVRIGGANALQFQGLTQENDADNLQNLESNFNLATSNLDLDVGLANGLRMHLRTYLSSQHHTETYVKGGYMQVDRLDFISEGLASDLMDHVRIKVGHMELNYGDNHFRRSDNAAAIHNPFVGNYLMDSFTTEVAGELYYYQGGFMAMFGLSNGKLNQSVEESAIKTKPTVYGKLAYDQTFDDGLRFRLSGSILRVGQSSSIYLYSGDRAGARYYDVIEGGNFRSGRIAPSFTPGRGATPAAGEMTSFMLNPFVKFGGLEFYGVFENATGKIETEADSRSYNQYAAELLYRFGANEDLYLGARYNFVDGETQSGDIEVDRFNIGGGWFLTRNVLAKFEYVTQNYDGDGYAGTDYAGASFDGVMLEAIISF; the protein is encoded by the coding sequence ATGAAACTTACAACCAAACATATCACCTTAATGCTTGTCGCTTTCTTCGTGAGTGCGGGAAGCCTATTCGCGCAAAGCTTTACTCGCGATTTACAATATTTCACTAATCCCGATCAACGGGGACTCAACCAGTTTGAAGCACCATTTATGACCGAGGTCGAATTTGACGGCTTGGTAGTTCGCATCGGTGGTGCCAATGCATTGCAATTCCAAGGACTTACCCAGGAAAATGATGCTGACAACCTTCAAAACCTAGAGTCAAACTTTAACCTCGCTACTTCCAACCTTGACCTCGATGTAGGCTTGGCAAACGGTTTACGCATGCACTTGCGCACCTATTTGTCTTCACAACACCACACCGAAACCTATGTTAAGGGTGGATACATGCAGGTTGACCGTCTGGACTTCATCTCCGAAGGCTTAGCTTCCGATTTGATGGATCACGTACGTATCAAAGTGGGTCACATGGAACTGAACTACGGTGACAACCACTTCCGTCGTTCCGACAACGCGGCTGCTATTCATAACCCCTTTGTAGGTAACTATCTCATGGATTCCTTCACCACAGAGGTTGCCGGAGAGCTCTACTACTATCAAGGCGGTTTCATGGCCATGTTCGGTCTGAGCAACGGTAAACTGAATCAAAGCGTGGAAGAGAGCGCTATCAAAACCAAACCAACCGTTTATGGTAAGCTTGCTTACGACCAAACGTTTGATGACGGTCTGCGCTTCCGCTTGAGCGGTTCCATTCTGAGAGTTGGACAGTCTTCCTCCATTTACCTCTACTCAGGTGACCGTGCCGGTGCCCGTTACTACGATGTAATAGAAGGTGGAAACTTCCGTTCAGGACGAATTGCTCCTTCCTTCACACCAGGACGTGGAGCCACTCCTGCTGCCGGAGAGATGACTTCTTTCATGCTGAACCCATTCGTTAAGTTTGGTGGCCTGGAATTCTACGGAGTCTTTGAAAACGCAACGGGTAAAATTGAAACCGAAGCTGACAGCAGAAGCTACAACCAATATGCAGCAGAACTGCTCTATCGATTCGGTGCCAATGAAGATTTATACCTTGGCGCTCGCTACAACTTTGTAGACGGTGAAACCCAAAGCGGTGACATTGAAGTTGATCGCTTCAACATTGGCGGTGGCTGGTTCCTTACCAGAAACGTACTTGCCAAATTTGAATATGTAACTCAAAATTATGATGGCGACGGATATGCAGGCACCGACTATGCAGGCGCTAGCTTCGACGGTGTTATGCTTGAAGCCATCATTAGTTTCTAA
- a CDS encoding MBL fold metallo-hydrolase RNA specificity domain-containing protein, whose protein sequence is MSKACNIHFLGAAGTVTGSKYLLKFPGKNILIDCGMFQGVKKLRELNWEYLPVKVEEIDLVLLTHGHMDHTGFLPRLVRMGYRGPIWGTPPTLNVAEIILQDSAKIQEEEAEKANKQGYSKHDPAEPLYNTKDVEETLPYFENKEEGNWVEIDSNIRVRFQYNGHILGATFIELDAFGKRFVFSGDVGRKNDPLLKDPKQPEKADILFIESTYGDRHHPDTDPDKKLSEIINQTLDNQGTLIIPSFAVERAQLLMYLLWQLREKEQIPSVPIIMDSPMGAKVLDLFSRHYEWHKLSRSECEEMCREVRVVESYEETWEIIEEDQPKIVIAGSGMVTGGRVLTYLQQYIDRPKTTVMLAGFQAEGTRGRQLMEGCKEIKFYGKYHPVKAKIESIQSLSAHADQTELLEWISTIIDKPEKVYITHGEPQASDMLRVKLKDEKDWDAIIPALFEIHEVSL, encoded by the coding sequence ATGAGCAAGGCGTGCAATATACATTTTCTTGGAGCGGCCGGAACCGTTACGGGATCAAAATACCTGCTGAAGTTTCCCGGTAAGAATATACTCATAGACTGCGGTATGTTTCAGGGAGTCAAGAAGCTTAGGGAGCTTAACTGGGAGTATCTGCCGGTTAAGGTTGAAGAGATCGACCTGGTATTACTTACGCACGGGCATATGGATCATACCGGTTTTCTGCCCCGGTTGGTACGGATGGGCTACCGTGGGCCGATTTGGGGAACGCCTCCTACCCTGAACGTAGCTGAGATTATTTTGCAAGACAGTGCTAAAATACAGGAAGAGGAAGCTGAAAAAGCAAATAAACAGGGTTATTCCAAGCACGATCCTGCCGAACCGCTTTACAATACCAAGGATGTTGAAGAAACACTTCCTTATTTTGAAAACAAGGAGGAGGGTAATTGGGTCGAAATTGACAGCAATATCCGGGTACGTTTCCAATATAATGGACACATACTGGGAGCTACTTTCATAGAGCTGGATGCCTTCGGCAAGAGATTTGTGTTCTCCGGGGATGTGGGTCGAAAGAATGATCCACTGCTGAAAGATCCCAAACAGCCGGAAAAAGCTGATATCCTGTTTATTGAAAGTACCTATGGTGATCGGCATCATCCCGATACAGATCCGGACAAAAAACTAAGTGAGATTATCAATCAGACTCTGGATAATCAGGGAACACTTATCATTCCCAGCTTCGCAGTGGAACGGGCCCAGCTGCTGATGTACCTGTTATGGCAATTGCGCGAGAAAGAGCAGATCCCATCTGTTCCTATTATAATGGATAGTCCCATGGGTGCCAAGGTGCTGGATCTTTTCAGCCGGCATTATGAATGGCACAAGCTGAGCCGAAGTGAATGCGAGGAGATGTGCCGCGAAGTAAGGGTTGTTGAATCTTATGAAGAGACCTGGGAGATTATAGAGGAGGATCAGCCCAAGATTGTGATTGCGGGAAGCGGTATGGTTACCGGGGGGAGGGTGCTTACCTACCTTCAGCAATACATCGATCGACCCAAAACTACAGTGATGCTGGCCGGGTTTCAGGCGGAGGGCACACGCGGCCGACAGCTAATGGAGGGGTGCAAAGAGATAAAGTTTTATGGCAAATACCATCCGGTAAAAGCAAAGATAGAGAGTATACAAAGCCTTTCTGCACATGCCGACCAAACGGAACTCCTGGAATGGATTAGTACCATAATAGATAAGCCTGAAAAGGTGTATATCACTCATGGCGAACCGCAAGCCTCGGATATGCTTCGGGTAAAACTCAAAGATGAGAAAGACTGGGACGCGATTATTCCTGCCCTATTTGAGATCCATGAAGTAAGTCTTTGA
- a CDS encoding restriction endonuclease, with protein sequence MENIKVTKASGEREPYDESKLRRSMANAGADQKVIDSIVASIRDQLVDGISTRRLYKEAFKMLKNRSDRYAGRYKLKEALLELGPTGYPFERFTAELLKLLGYSTQVGQVIQGNCVSHEIDVLAEKGNEYYIIECKFHNRKDHKCNVKVPLYIQSRFLDVKNEWSSRPGHKNKKHFGWVVTNTRFTRDAIQYANCVGLKLLSWDHPKSRGLKDLISRVSLHPITCLSSMSDEFKQRLLERDIVFCKQLPDSRQLLEQLGMDSNTIKKVLKEATEICNLDNNK encoded by the coding sequence ATGGAAAACATTAAAGTCACAAAGGCTTCGGGCGAGAGAGAACCTTACGATGAATCCAAGTTGCGCAGGTCCATGGCCAACGCAGGTGCTGATCAGAAGGTTATTGACTCTATTGTTGCTTCCATCAGGGATCAGCTGGTTGACGGCATATCCACACGCAGGCTGTACAAAGAGGCTTTTAAGATGCTGAAAAACCGGTCTGACCGTTATGCCGGGCGCTATAAGTTGAAAGAAGCATTGTTGGAGCTGGGACCCACAGGTTATCCCTTCGAAAGGTTTACCGCAGAGCTTTTGAAATTGTTGGGCTACTCAACCCAGGTTGGTCAGGTTATTCAAGGAAACTGCGTATCTCACGAAATTGATGTGCTGGCTGAAAAAGGAAATGAGTATTATATCATTGAGTGTAAATTTCATAATCGTAAAGATCACAAGTGTAATGTAAAAGTGCCGCTCTACATACAATCCCGTTTTCTGGATGTGAAAAATGAATGGAGCAGTCGACCCGGACATAAAAACAAGAAACACTTCGGCTGGGTGGTTACCAATACCCGCTTCACCAGGGATGCCATTCAATATGCCAACTGTGTGGGGTTGAAACTCTTAAGCTGGGACCATCCCAAGAGCAGGGGGCTCAAGGATCTGATCAGCAGAGTGAGCCTGCATCCTATTACCTGTCTCTCTTCCATGAGTGATGAGTTTAAACAGCGACTGCTGGAACGGGATATTGTTTTTTGCAAACAGCTGCCTGATAGCCGGCAGCTGCTCGAACAACTGGGTATGGATAGCAATACCATCAAAAAAGTACTGAAGGAAGCCACGGAAATCTGCAATCTCGATAACAATAAGTGA
- a CDS encoding acetyl-CoA hydrolase/transferase family protein: protein MSFKDKYTTAEEAVKLINSGDRVFVHSVAAAPQPLINAMADRAPELEHIEVIHLHTEGDAPYVKPEYSDTFHTNALFVGSNVRKAVNKGSADYLPIFLSEVPGLFRKNILPIDMALVQVSPPDKHGYCSLGVSVDASRAALQSAKKAIALVNPNMPRTHGDGIFHASRFNALVETDEELHELNIPDPTKIEQQIGNNCAELVEDGATLQMGIGAIPNAVLKALGNHKDLGIHTEMFSDGVIELVEKGVITGKKKAKHPEKIVASFVMGSRELYDFVDDNPMISMLDVAYVNDTAVIRKNPKVTAINSAIEVDITGQVCADSIGTYHYSGVGGQMDFIRGASLSEGGKPIIALPSVTGKGESKIVPHLKQGAGVVTTRAHVHYVVTEYGVANLYGKNLHQRAKALIDIAHPDHRESLKKAASERFNKSF, encoded by the coding sequence ATGTCATTTAAAGATAAGTATACCACAGCCGAAGAAGCCGTTAAACTGATCAATTCAGGAGACCGGGTATTTGTTCACAGTGTTGCAGCCGCGCCACAACCTCTCATTAATGCAATGGCAGACCGGGCTCCTGAACTGGAGCATATTGAAGTGATACACCTCCATACGGAAGGGGATGCACCCTATGTGAAGCCGGAGTATAGCGACACTTTTCATACCAACGCCCTTTTTGTCGGTTCCAATGTCCGGAAAGCGGTAAACAAAGGCAGCGCCGATTACCTGCCCATTTTCCTTAGTGAAGTGCCGGGCCTGTTCAGAAAAAATATTCTCCCAATCGATATGGCCCTGGTTCAGGTTTCTCCACCCGATAAACACGGCTATTGTTCTCTGGGGGTATCTGTGGATGCCTCCCGTGCCGCGCTTCAATCAGCAAAGAAAGCCATAGCCCTGGTCAATCCCAATATGCCGAGAACCCATGGCGACGGAATCTTTCATGCCAGTCGATTTAATGCCCTCGTAGAGACAGATGAAGAACTGCACGAGCTCAATATTCCCGATCCCACTAAAATTGAACAGCAGATAGGTAACAACTGTGCTGAACTGGTTGAAGACGGGGCCACCTTGCAAATGGGTATCGGTGCCATACCAAATGCAGTCTTGAAAGCACTGGGTAATCATAAGGACCTTGGCATTCATACAGAGATGTTCAGTGATGGGGTAATTGAATTGGTTGAAAAAGGTGTGATTACCGGCAAGAAAAAAGCAAAACACCCGGAAAAGATTGTAGCCAGTTTTGTGATGGGTAGCCGTGAGCTGTACGATTTTGTAGATGATAATCCGATGATTTCCATGCTGGATGTGGCCTATGTGAACGACACGGCCGTTATTCGTAAAAATCCAAAAGTTACGGCCATCAACAGTGCTATTGAGGTGGATATCACAGGACAGGTCTGTGCCGACTCCATCGGTACCTATCATTATTCCGGGGTTGGCGGTCAGATGGACTTCATCAGGGGCGCTTCTCTGAGTGAGGGCGGTAAGCCTATTATTGCATTGCCTTCGGTTACCGGGAAAGGTGAAAGCAAGATTGTTCCGCATCTGAAGCAGGGGGCCGGCGTGGTAACCACACGTGCCCACGTGCATTATGTAGTAACCGAATATGGAGTAGCGAATTTGTACGGTAAAAACCTGCACCAGCGTGCCAAAGCTCTGATTGATATTGCGCATCCCGATCATAGAGAGAGCCTGAAGAAAGCAGCGAGTGAGCGGTTTAATAAGTCGTTTTAG
- a CDS encoding cbb3-type cytochrome c oxidase subunit I, whose translation MPIISRWMIRSSLIYLFLGTLMGAAMLIHKAYPLHPAVWQLLPLHIEITIFGWIIQLTLGTGYWMLPRFLQSPQRGKKLPAILMVVFLNLGIIFVVMNNLLQADFPLSQIGRSFELAAVILFISLHWNRIVTYRSRE comes from the coding sequence ATGCCGATAATCAGCCGCTGGATGATTCGCAGTTCGTTGATCTATCTTTTCCTGGGTACACTTATGGGAGCCGCGATGCTAATCCACAAAGCCTATCCTTTGCACCCGGCTGTCTGGCAGCTGCTTCCTCTTCACATCGAGATAACCATTTTCGGTTGGATTATTCAGCTTACCCTTGGCACCGGTTATTGGATGCTTCCGAGATTTCTTCAAAGTCCTCAGCGAGGAAAGAAACTGCCTGCGATATTAATGGTCGTTTTCCTAAACCTTGGCATCATCTTTGTAGTTATGAATAACCTGTTACAAGCGGATTTTCCGCTGAGTCAAATAGGAAGATCATTTGAGCTGGCGGCAGTTATTTTATTTATTTCGTTACACTGGAACCGTATTGTTACCTACCGGTCAAGGGAGTGA
- a CDS encoding DUF3565 domain-containing protein encodes MNQRIIDFFEDDEEDWVAKLSCGHTQHVRHAPPWQLRPWVVSKTGRQAHIGYPLDCKKCDRNEVKDFEP; translated from the coding sequence ATGAACCAACGAATTATTGACTTTTTTGAGGATGATGAAGAAGATTGGGTAGCCAAGCTTTCCTGTGGCCATACGCAGCACGTTCGTCATGCACCTCCATGGCAGCTGCGCCCTTGGGTTGTCAGTAAAACCGGGCGACAGGCACACATCGGTTATCCATTGGATTGTAAAAAATGCGATCGCAATGAAGTGAAGGACTTTGAGCCCTGA
- a CDS encoding multiheme c-type cytochrome → MEPLASESSGDQHWTKMLLILVSGFLIFETLTGLSIYLLPFSIGNQFIVLIHTLIGVIFCIPYIYYQVEHWLRYRSRPLNDIKLTGYVSMIVAVSAMVSGIILTWQALFAPGISYFWNKIHILSTFALLASLIPHISLILWRDYRARKKEPMEDRIAAEKKYGVNTLMAVLVQFALVLLFIYAFEPTPVNNQLPADYHHLDENGDRPFAPSLATTADGQGIDDILLGGSESCSSSGCHEQIGKEWEASAHRYSAMDPAFRAVQNAMGNQKGPMSTRYCGGCHDPISLFSGTKNMFSDSLTNKTGLEEGVSCVSCHAIQQADVSGNAEYVIAPPERYIFELKDGKAAKLISDFLIRAYPKKHIETFQRPLFKTPEFCATCHKQFIDEEVNNVGWVQLQNQFDNWRKSRWNHPKEPMKTVECRECHMPLVDSFDPAKGDPLDYNRSKEDGKHRSHRFLGANQMVPTLLDLPGAEDHVKLVEEWLRGEIEIPEIADKWESGPAIPIKLVAPGEIESGSDLNMSVVITNNKTGHNFPTGPLDVIQAWLEIVVTDQDGNTIYASGTLDEKHFIKPGAFIFKAEPVDEYNNIIDRHNLWEMVGVRYSRALFPGHSDNANFEIPVPDSLSAKENLAIHIPSNKLRNCESSTTLTISAKLQYRKINQYLMNAVFGNVYDDPTAHITTLSSDRKEIKVIPKLSSR, encoded by the coding sequence ATGGAACCACTCGCCTCCGAATCTTCCGGTGATCAACATTGGACTAAAATGCTACTCATTTTGGTATCCGGGTTTTTGATTTTTGAGACCCTCACCGGATTATCAATTTACCTTCTGCCTTTTAGCATCGGCAACCAGTTCATCGTACTGATACATACCCTGATCGGGGTAATATTCTGCATCCCGTATATCTATTACCAAGTTGAGCACTGGCTTAGGTACCGCAGCCGGCCGCTCAACGATATTAAATTGACCGGATATGTTTCCATGATTGTTGCGGTATCCGCAATGGTTTCCGGAATCATACTGACCTGGCAAGCATTGTTCGCTCCCGGCATTAGCTATTTCTGGAATAAAATTCACATCCTTTCCACGTTTGCATTATTGGCTTCTCTAATTCCCCATATTTCGTTGATCCTTTGGCGCGACTACAGAGCACGTAAGAAAGAGCCAATGGAAGACCGTATTGCAGCCGAAAAAAAATATGGAGTCAATACCCTGATGGCGGTTCTGGTACAATTTGCCCTCGTTCTGCTGTTTATTTACGCTTTCGAACCAACACCGGTAAACAACCAGCTACCTGCAGATTATCACCATCTGGATGAAAATGGTGATCGACCCTTTGCCCCTAGCCTGGCTACTACGGCTGATGGTCAAGGAATAGATGATATTCTCCTGGGAGGGTCGGAATCCTGCAGCAGCTCTGGCTGCCACGAACAGATTGGCAAAGAGTGGGAAGCCAGTGCTCATCGCTATTCAGCCATGGATCCTGCCTTCCGCGCGGTGCAAAATGCCATGGGCAACCAGAAGGGACCGATGTCTACCCGATATTGCGGTGGGTGTCACGATCCGATTTCTCTTTTTTCAGGTACCAAGAACATGTTCAGCGACAGCCTGACCAACAAAACCGGTCTGGAGGAAGGAGTATCTTGCGTTTCCTGCCATGCCATCCAGCAGGCAGATGTATCCGGCAATGCTGAATATGTAATCGCACCCCCGGAGAGATATATTTTTGAATTGAAAGATGGGAAAGCGGCAAAATTAATCAGCGATTTTCTGATCAGGGCTTACCCCAAAAAGCACATTGAAACCTTCCAGAGGCCACTATTCAAAACACCTGAATTCTGCGCCACCTGTCACAAACAATTTATCGATGAAGAAGTGAATAATGTGGGTTGGGTTCAGCTACAAAACCAATTTGACAACTGGAGAAAAAGTCGATGGAATCACCCCAAGGAACCGATGAAAACTGTGGAATGCCGCGAATGTCATATGCCGCTTGTCGACTCTTTCGACCCGGCAAAAGGTGATCCACTAGATTATAATCGTTCCAAAGAGGATGGAAAACACCGAAGCCATAGATTTTTGGGTGCCAACCAGATGGTGCCTACCCTACTGGACCTGCCCGGGGCGGAAGATCATGTAAAACTGGTTGAGGAATGGCTGCGAGGAGAAATTGAAATTCCTGAAATTGCTGATAAATGGGAAAGCGGACCTGCTATACCCATAAAACTGGTGGCACCGGGGGAAATAGAAAGCGGCAGCGATCTGAATATGAGTGTGGTAATAACGAATAATAAAACCGGACATAATTTCCCAACCGGTCCGCTGGATGTTATTCAGGCTTGGCTGGAAATTGTCGTTACCGACCAGGATGGCAATACGATTTACGCCTCAGGTACGCTTGATGAAAAACACTTTATCAAACCGGGAGCTTTTATTTTTAAAGCGGAACCTGTCGATGAGTATAATAATATTATCGATCGGCATAATCTTTGGGAAATGGTTGGCGTTCGCTACAGTCGTGCACTCTTTCCTGGACATTCTGACAATGCCAATTTTGAAATACCTGTTCCCGATTCACTGAGTGCTAAGGAAAATCTTGCCATTCACATTCCATCTAATAAACTCCGTAATTGTGAATCTTCAACTACGTTGACAATCTCAGCAAAGCTGCAGTATCGAAAAATCAACCAGTATCTGATGAATGCTGTCTTTGGCAATGTTTATGATGATCCTACCGCACACATAACTACGCTATCATCCGATCGTAAAGAGATTAAAGTCATTCCGAAACTTTCATCCCGATAA